One window of the Camelina sativa cultivar DH55 chromosome 1, Cs, whole genome shotgun sequence genome contains the following:
- the LOC104787740 gene encoding protein tesmin/TSO1-like CXC 3 isoform X1 has translation MDTPQKSITQIGTPVSKLKSEDSPVFNYICNLSPIKTLKSIPIAQTLSSLNFTSPPSVFSSPHAVSHKESRFRSQINKDVAASVGEEVEEEALIGNEPSQNVKNDFSTPKVSNDVRGGGNGSCEDGGMDLLKICDNVKKKSDTPDWETLIAATTELIYGSPSESEAFSCLLKRRSNSGARVRGGGGTMSTSAPVSSTVVGNNETESFDANSILHRGVRRRCLDFEVPGNNQQTLGESSSSCVVPSIGLHLNAIAMSSKENNNVPNEYSLSGNVKVGLQSSTSPVLHSQQDAVQAVEEFPKSLALVKMKPASPKKKRRKSEQSGEGESSCKRCNCKKSKCLKLYCECFAAGVYCIEPCSCIDCFNKPIHEDVVLATRKQIESRNPLAFAPKVIRNSDSIIEVGDDTSKTPASARHKRGCNCKKSNCLKKYCECYQGGVGCSINCRCEGCKNAFGRKDGSLFEQDEENEVSGKRVTAKTQQNAELFNPVAPPSTPIPYRQPLSQLAISSNNRLLPPVSHFHHGASGSSSSGIYNIRKPDMSMVSHSRIETITEDIDDDDDMPENLLNHSPMTNMKAVVSPNSKRVSLPHLDSSEETPWRRNGGRKLIHSIPSFPSLTPHH, from the exons atggatacACCGCAAAAGAGTATTACCCAGATCGGGACTCCTGTTTCTAAACTCAAATCCGAG GATTCGCCagtgtttaattatatatgtaatctcTCTCCAATCAAGACTCTCAAATCAATCCCAATCGCTCAAACTTTAAGCTCTCTCAATTTCACATCTCCACCTTCTGTTTTCAGTTCTCCTCATGCTGTTTCTCACAAAGAGTCTCGTTTCAGAAG tCAAATTAACAAAGATGTGGCTGCTTCCgttggagaagaagtagaagaagaagctttgatTGGAAACGAACCGTCACAGAACGTTAAGAATGATTTTAGTACTCCCAAAGTGAGTAATGATGTGAGAGGAGGAGGCAATGGTAGTTGTGAAGATGGTGGAATGGATCTGCTGAAGATTTGTGACAATGTCAAGAAGAAAAGTGATACTCCAGATTGGGAAACTCTTATTGCTGCTACGACAGAACTGATCTATGGCTCACCTAGTGAGTCAGAGGCTTTTAGTTGCTTGTTGAAGAGAAGATCTAACTCTGGAGCTCGTGtacgtggtggtggtggtacaaTGTCAACGTCGGCGCCTGTTTCGAGTACTGTTGTAGGCAACAATGAAACTGAGTCCTTTGAT GCGAATTCGATCTTGCATCGTGGTGTGAGAAGACGTTGTCTAGACTTTGAGGTTCCAGGGAATAATCAGCAAACATTGGGCGAATCTTCATCAAGTTGTGTAGTACCTAGCATTGGTCTGCATCTTAACGCTATTGCAATGTCCTCTAAGGAAAACAATAATGTTCCTAATGAGTACTCATTGTCCGGTAACGTTAAAGTGGGTTTGCAAAGTTCTACCTCTCCGGTTCTTCACTCGCAGCAAGATGCAGTTCAAGCTGTAGAAGAGTTTCCAAAATCTTTAGCTTTAGTTAAAATGAAGCCAGCAAGTCCGAAGAAGAAAAG GCGTAAGTCTGAACAATCAGGAGAAGGCGAGTCGTCATGTAAACGATGCAACTGCAAAAAATCCAAGTGTTTGAAGCT TTACTGTGAATGCTTTGCTGCTGGAGTTTATTGCATAGAGCCATGTTCATGTATAGATTGCTTTAATAAACCTATTCATGAAGATGTCGTCCTGGCTACTCGCAAACAGATTGAATCCCGCAATCCACTTGCATTTGCTCCTAAAGTCATAAGAAACTCAGATTCCATCATTGAAGTTGGT GATGATACAAGCAAAACTCCAGCTTCAGCGCGACACAAACGAGGCTGTAACTGCAAGAAATCAAACTGTTTGAAGAAATATTGTGAATGCTATCAG GGTGGAGTTGGCTGCTCCATAAACTGTAGATGTGAAGGATGTAAAAATGCATTTGGCAGAAAAGATG GATCTTTGTTCGAACAAGACGAGGAAAACGAAGTGTCTGGTAAAAGGGTAACAGCGAAAACACAACAGAATGCTGAGTTGTTTAATCCTGTTGCTCCACCTTCAACACCAATACCATATAG GCAACCACTGTCTCAACTGGCCATCTCATCCAACAATAGACTACTTCCTCCAGTATCACATTTTCATCATGGAGCttctggatcatcttcttctgggATATACAACATCAGAAAGCCAGACATGAGTATGGTTTCTCATTCAAGGATTGAGACAATCACAGAAgacattgatgatgatgatgatatgccTGAGAATCTTCTAAACCATTCTCCAATGACTAACATGAAAGCTGTGGTATCTCCCAACAGCAAAAGGGTGTCTTTGCCTCATCTTGATTCATCAGAGGAGACCCCATGGAGAAGAAATGGTGGCAGGAAGCTGATACACTCGATCCCATCGTTTCCTTCTCTCACTCCACACCATTAG
- the LOC104787740 gene encoding protein tesmin/TSO1-like CXC 3 isoform X2 — MDLLKICDNVKKKSDTPDWETLIAATTELIYGSPSESEAFSCLLKRRSNSGARVRGGGGTMSTSAPVSSTVVGNNETESFDANSILHRGVRRRCLDFEVPGNNQQTLGESSSSCVVPSIGLHLNAIAMSSKENNNVPNEYSLSGNVKVGLQSSTSPVLHSQQDAVQAVEEFPKSLALVKMKPASPKKKRRKSEQSGEGESSCKRCNCKKSKCLKLYCECFAAGVYCIEPCSCIDCFNKPIHEDVVLATRKQIESRNPLAFAPKVIRNSDSIIEVGDDTSKTPASARHKRGCNCKKSNCLKKYCECYQGGVGCSINCRCEGCKNAFGRKDGSLFEQDEENEVSGKRVTAKTQQNAELFNPVAPPSTPIPYRQPLSQLAISSNNRLLPPVSHFHHGASGSSSSGIYNIRKPDMSMVSHSRIETITEDIDDDDDMPENLLNHSPMTNMKAVVSPNSKRVSLPHLDSSEETPWRRNGGRKLIHSIPSFPSLTPHH, encoded by the exons ATGGATCTGCTGAAGATTTGTGACAATGTCAAGAAGAAAAGTGATACTCCAGATTGGGAAACTCTTATTGCTGCTACGACAGAACTGATCTATGGCTCACCTAGTGAGTCAGAGGCTTTTAGTTGCTTGTTGAAGAGAAGATCTAACTCTGGAGCTCGTGtacgtggtggtggtggtacaaTGTCAACGTCGGCGCCTGTTTCGAGTACTGTTGTAGGCAACAATGAAACTGAGTCCTTTGAT GCGAATTCGATCTTGCATCGTGGTGTGAGAAGACGTTGTCTAGACTTTGAGGTTCCAGGGAATAATCAGCAAACATTGGGCGAATCTTCATCAAGTTGTGTAGTACCTAGCATTGGTCTGCATCTTAACGCTATTGCAATGTCCTCTAAGGAAAACAATAATGTTCCTAATGAGTACTCATTGTCCGGTAACGTTAAAGTGGGTTTGCAAAGTTCTACCTCTCCGGTTCTTCACTCGCAGCAAGATGCAGTTCAAGCTGTAGAAGAGTTTCCAAAATCTTTAGCTTTAGTTAAAATGAAGCCAGCAAGTCCGAAGAAGAAAAG GCGTAAGTCTGAACAATCAGGAGAAGGCGAGTCGTCATGTAAACGATGCAACTGCAAAAAATCCAAGTGTTTGAAGCT TTACTGTGAATGCTTTGCTGCTGGAGTTTATTGCATAGAGCCATGTTCATGTATAGATTGCTTTAATAAACCTATTCATGAAGATGTCGTCCTGGCTACTCGCAAACAGATTGAATCCCGCAATCCACTTGCATTTGCTCCTAAAGTCATAAGAAACTCAGATTCCATCATTGAAGTTGGT GATGATACAAGCAAAACTCCAGCTTCAGCGCGACACAAACGAGGCTGTAACTGCAAGAAATCAAACTGTTTGAAGAAATATTGTGAATGCTATCAG GGTGGAGTTGGCTGCTCCATAAACTGTAGATGTGAAGGATGTAAAAATGCATTTGGCAGAAAAGATG GATCTTTGTTCGAACAAGACGAGGAAAACGAAGTGTCTGGTAAAAGGGTAACAGCGAAAACACAACAGAATGCTGAGTTGTTTAATCCTGTTGCTCCACCTTCAACACCAATACCATATAG GCAACCACTGTCTCAACTGGCCATCTCATCCAACAATAGACTACTTCCTCCAGTATCACATTTTCATCATGGAGCttctggatcatcttcttctgggATATACAACATCAGAAAGCCAGACATGAGTATGGTTTCTCATTCAAGGATTGAGACAATCACAGAAgacattgatgatgatgatgatatgccTGAGAATCTTCTAAACCATTCTCCAATGACTAACATGAAAGCTGTGGTATCTCCCAACAGCAAAAGGGTGTCTTTGCCTCATCTTGATTCATCAGAGGAGACCCCATGGAGAAGAAATGGTGGCAGGAAGCTGATACACTCGATCCCATCGTTTCCTTCTCTCACTCCACACCATTAG